From the genome of Bosea sp. Tri-49, one region includes:
- a CDS encoding NAD(P)/FAD-dependent oxidoreductase, giving the protein MTSAGRQADVIVLGAGIVGVSVALHLQERGRSVLLVDRGEPGAETSHGNAGLIERSSVVPYAFPRDLPTLAAFASNRSIAVRYRPAALLRMAPWLARYWWNSAPGRLDRSGRAILPLIERCIDEHRHWSKAAGTEALMRGEGWIELYRSRRGLQRAVEAAKELAAHGLAYDLLDEAALREREPGLLPGAVAGAVHWRDPVTVSDPGAVTRAYAALFTARGSRLLRADADALQQDGTGWRLPTDAGEWRAPEAVVALGPWSNDLCERFGYRFPLSFKRGYHMHYAVADGAVPQHPLCDVQAGFVLSRMQRGIRLTTGIELAGRDEPSDSWQLDQAEQIARQIMPLGPRLDAEPWRGARPCLPDMLPIIGQAPRHRSLWFAFGHAHHGFTLGPVTGRLLADAMTGAPTFCDLKPFAADRF; this is encoded by the coding sequence ATGACGAGCGCAGGACGACAGGCCGATGTGATCGTGCTCGGGGCCGGCATCGTCGGCGTCAGCGTCGCCCTGCATCTGCAGGAGCGCGGTCGCAGCGTCCTCTTGGTCGACCGCGGCGAGCCCGGGGCCGAAACCAGCCATGGCAATGCCGGACTGATCGAGCGTTCCTCGGTCGTTCCCTATGCTTTCCCTCGCGATCTCCCGACGCTCGCCGCCTTCGCCTCGAACCGCTCGATCGCGGTACGCTATCGGCCTGCGGCATTGCTGCGGATGGCGCCCTGGCTGGCGCGCTATTGGTGGAACTCAGCTCCCGGTCGGCTCGACAGATCAGGGCGCGCCATCCTGCCCCTGATCGAGCGCTGCATCGACGAGCATCGGCACTGGAGCAAGGCAGCCGGAACCGAAGCGCTGATGCGCGGCGAGGGCTGGATCGAGCTTTATCGCAGCCGCCGCGGTCTTCAGCGAGCTGTAGAGGCCGCAAAGGAACTCGCGGCTCACGGTCTCGCCTACGACCTTCTCGACGAGGCGGCGCTTCGGGAACGCGAGCCGGGCCTGCTGCCGGGCGCGGTCGCCGGTGCCGTGCACTGGCGCGACCCGGTCACTGTCAGCGATCCAGGCGCGGTGACGCGAGCCTATGCCGCCCTTTTCACTGCGCGGGGAAGCCGGCTGCTCCGTGCAGATGCGGACGCCTTGCAGCAGGACGGCACGGGGTGGCGCCTCCCGACCGATGCCGGGGAATGGCGCGCGCCAGAGGCCGTCGTCGCCCTTGGACCGTGGTCGAACGATCTGTGCGAGCGGTTCGGCTATCGCTTTCCGCTCAGTTTCAAGCGCGGCTATCACATGCACTATGCGGTCGCCGATGGAGCGGTCCCGCAGCACCCGCTCTGTGACGTGCAAGCCGGTTTCGTGCTCAGCCGGATGCAGCGGGGCATTCGCTTGACCACCGGCATCGAGCTCGCCGGTCGCGATGAACCGTCGGATTCCTGGCAGCTCGACCAGGCGGAACAGATCGCGCGGCAAATCATGCCACTCGGCCCGCGTCTCGATGCCGAGCCCTGGCGCGGTGCGCGCCCCTGCCTGCCCGACATGCTGCCGATCATCGGCCAAGCGCCCCGGCATCGCAGCCTGTGGTTTGCATTCGGCCACGCCCATCACGGCTTTACCTTGGGGCCAGTCACCGGGCGACTTCTGGCGGATGCGATGACCGGTGCGCCGACCTTTTGTGATCTCAAGCCATTCGCCGCCGATCGCTTCTAG